In a single window of the Bacteroidales bacterium genome:
- a CDS encoding ABC transporter substrate-binding protein, producing the protein MKLYKIITVCIIGILLSSCKTKISVEDKSSVFLQPEYAKGFIIMEDRNNYFIHIINPSDTNEIVAKIQLGKSDIKKENKLVCFSTTHIAFCDKIGHINNICGIPDTSNYNKVDIFRKLNKQTEIITLANNPKIEKIISLQPDFITTSEYQKSNFLSLENAGIKCIPVLEYLETHPLGRAEWLKLFAFLFGEIDFADKICEDIFKRYNELADEQEYIPDKPAIFDCMEYHGYWYAAGGKSYIASFYRDAGFEYIFADDKHAGSFPVSSEIAIAEGATTEFWRIVFPSRFEVTLDDITKQNHLYKHFLSVKTGKVIVCNPSITQYYIEDILEPEIVLSDFINCRTGNDGENKYYKLLH; encoded by the coding sequence GTCTTGTAAAACAAAAATTTCCGTTGAAGATAAAAGCTCGGTATTTTTACAACCGGAATACGCTAAGGGTTTTATAATTATGGAAGACCGGAATAATTATTTCATTCATATAATTAATCCGTCGGATACAAACGAAATCGTTGCAAAAATCCAACTAGGAAAGTCGGATATCAAAAAAGAAAATAAATTAGTTTGCTTTTCCACAACACATATTGCTTTTTGCGATAAAATAGGCCATATCAATAACATCTGCGGTATTCCGGACACAAGTAACTATAATAAAGTTGATATTTTCAGAAAGTTGAATAAACAAACGGAAATAATTACACTTGCCAACAATCCTAAAATTGAGAAAATCATTTCGTTACAACCTGATTTTATCACTACAAGCGAATACCAAAAATCCAACTTTCTAAGTTTAGAGAACGCCGGCATAAAATGTATTCCGGTTTTAGAATATTTAGAAACACACCCTTTAGGCAGAGCCGAATGGCTGAAGCTGTTTGCATTTTTATTTGGTGAAATTGATTTTGCCGATAAAATTTGTGAAGATATTTTTAAAAGATATAATGAATTGGCGGATGAGCAGGAATATATTCCCGACAAACCTGCTATTTTCGATTGCATGGAATATCACGGTTATTGGTATGCCGCAGGAGGTAAAAGTTATATTGCTTCGTTTTACAGAGATGCCGGTTTTGAATATATTTTTGCCGATGATAAGCATGCGGGAAGTTTTCCTGTTTCTTCCGAGATAGCAATTGCGGAAGGCGCAACTACGGAATTCTGGCGAATTGTTTTTCCGTCGCGTTTTGAAGTAACTTTGGATGACATCACCAAACAAAATCATCTTTATAAACACTTTTTATCCGTAAAAACAGGAAAAGTGATTGTGTGTAATCCGTCAATCACACAGTATTATATTGAAGACATCCTTGAGCCTGAAATTGTTTTGTCGGATTTTATCAATTGCCGTACCGGAAATGACGGCGAAAATAAATATTATAAATTATTACACTAA